A single window of Sulfitobacter sp. JL08 DNA harbors:
- a CDS encoding IS5 family transposase: MPKQPAIPGLGDAVKKKVTRREKFLSEMDAVVPWGRLLALIEPHYPKVGSKGGRPPMPLETMLRVYFLQSWYALSDPMAEESLYDSEAMRRFAGIELGDDRIPDETTILNFRHLLEKHQLTEKLFAEVNAYLADKGVTLRSGTLVDATIIDAPSSTKNEAKARDPEMSSTKKGNDWYFGMKAHVGVDADSGIVHSLETTTAKTHDSQVWDELLHGNETSVWADKGYVHSEREAAFTKDAGRFWGVMRKAPKGGELDPLDVQINRIIAKVRAKVEHPFRILKRQFGHVKTRYRGLAKNRAHLFTLFALGNLFMTRRKLAA, from the coding sequence ATGCCCAAACAGCCTGCCATTCCCGGCCTTGGTGATGCGGTGAAGAAGAAGGTGACGCGCCGCGAGAAGTTCCTGTCGGAGATGGATGCGGTGGTGCCTTGGGGTCGTCTGTTGGCGCTGATCGAGCCGCACTATCCGAAGGTTGGGTCAAAGGGTGGTCGGCCACCGATGCCACTGGAGACGATGCTGCGAGTGTATTTCCTTCAGAGCTGGTACGCGCTGAGCGATCCGATGGCCGAAGAGAGCCTGTATGACAGCGAGGCCATGCGCCGGTTTGCCGGTATCGAGCTTGGCGATGACCGCATCCCCGACGAAACAACGATCCTGAACTTCCGGCACCTGCTGGAGAAGCATCAGCTGACCGAGAAGCTGTTTGCCGAGGTGAATGCCTATCTTGCCGACAAGGGCGTCACGCTGCGCTCTGGCACGTTGGTGGATGCGACGATCATCGATGCGCCGTCCTCGACCAAGAATGAAGCCAAGGCCCGCGATCCCGAGATGTCATCCACCAAGAAGGGTAATGACTGGTACTTCGGCATGAAGGCCCATGTTGGCGTCGATGCAGACAGCGGCATCGTCCACAGCCTGGAGACCACCACTGCCAAGACCCACGATAGCCAGGTCTGGGACGAACTGCTGCACGGCAACGAAACATCCGTCTGGGCGGACAAGGGCTACGTGCATTCCGAACGAGAGGCGGCCTTCACCAAGGATGCAGGCCGGTTCTGGGGCGTGATGCGCAAGGCACCCAAAGGTGGCGAACTGGATCCGCTCGACGTGCAGATCAACCGGATCATCGCAAAGGTCCGGGCCAAGGTTGAGCACCCGTTCCGGATCCTGAAGCGCCAGTTCGGCCACGTGAAGACGCGCTACCGTGGGCTGGCCAAGAACCGGGCGCATCTGTTCACGCTCTTCGCCCTCGGCAACCTGTTCATGACCCGGAGAAAGCTGGCAGCATGA
- a CDS encoding mechanosensitive ion channel family protein gives MTHHRLLSLLSICCLTLSVGLGSDAVAQDQAVPIFSAPEPTAVTTTASELEILTVPMTADELSDLATTWQEHIKGVLQEIALLNLELEVENEARDAVLRGQLAAALERQREVQDSYSAVIEAWRTKGAAAEETQVHDTYINALGLEAVRTTDPRTLWQLSVNWLTSAEGGLGFLLKIAGFFVALWVMYYVARLLRRATTRGLARVPNLSRLLQRFIISAVYWATFILGILVVLGFFGVNVTPLFAVFGGLSFILGFAMQDTLGNLASGLMIMILKPFDTGDYIEVSGASGFVNEMSVVSTQIRTFDNQIIVVPNSKIWGDVITNVSVSPERRVDLVFGIGYSDSAAQAIEVLKELVAAHPKCLNDPAPEVFVGELGDSSVNIFCRPWSKSDDYWTVYWDLTGQAKESFDAEGISIPFPQRDVHVIHNGQLVQDGAST, from the coding sequence ATGACCCATCACCGTCTTTTGTCACTCCTTTCGATCTGCTGTCTCACATTATCTGTGGGGCTCGGCTCTGATGCCGTCGCACAAGATCAGGCTGTTCCAATATTTTCTGCGCCGGAGCCGACTGCCGTAACCACGACCGCAAGTGAGCTTGAAATTCTCACCGTTCCGATGACGGCGGATGAACTATCAGACCTTGCCACAACATGGCAGGAGCACATCAAGGGCGTTTTGCAAGAAATCGCCTTGCTCAATCTGGAACTCGAGGTAGAAAACGAAGCGCGCGACGCTGTTTTGCGCGGTCAACTGGCTGCTGCATTGGAAAGACAGCGCGAGGTTCAAGACAGCTACTCTGCTGTCATTGAAGCCTGGCGCACAAAGGGCGCTGCTGCAGAAGAGACGCAGGTACATGATACATATATTAACGCACTCGGGCTCGAAGCCGTGCGGACAACAGACCCGAGAACGCTTTGGCAGCTTTCCGTCAACTGGCTGACCTCCGCAGAAGGGGGATTGGGGTTCCTGCTCAAGATCGCCGGATTCTTCGTTGCATTATGGGTTATGTACTATGTTGCGCGCCTTTTGCGGCGCGCTACAACTCGTGGTCTTGCGAGAGTGCCAAATCTGTCTCGCCTGCTTCAGCGCTTCATTATCAGTGCAGTGTATTGGGCCACCTTTATCTTGGGCATTCTGGTTGTGCTGGGTTTCTTCGGCGTCAACGTGACCCCTCTGTTTGCCGTCTTCGGCGGTTTGTCCTTCATCCTTGGTTTTGCCATGCAAGATACGCTCGGCAATCTGGCAAGCGGGCTGATGATTATGATCCTCAAACCGTTTGATACCGGAGATTACATCGAAGTCAGCGGGGCTTCCGGCTTTGTCAACGAGATGTCGGTTGTATCCACTCAAATCCGAACATTTGATAATCAGATCATTGTTGTGCCAAATTCCAAGATCTGGGGCGACGTTATTACCAACGTTAGCGTATCCCCTGAACGCCGTGTCGATCTGGTTTTTGGTATCGGATATTCCGATAGTGCAGCACAGGCCATCGAGGTTCTCAAAGAACTGGTGGCAGCGCACCCCAAATGCCTGAACGATCCTGCCCCAGAGGTATTTGTCGGTGAACTGGGCGACAGCTCCGTCAATATTTTCTGTCGACCTTGGTCAAAGTCCGATGATTATTGGACAGTTTATTGGGATTTGACAGGCCAGGCGAAAGAAAGTTTCGATGCGGAAGGAATATCAATACCGTTTCCACAACGGGACGTTCACGTCATTCACAATGGGCAGCTAGTCCAAGACGGCGCTTCAACATGA
- a CDS encoding BamA/TamA family outer membrane protein: protein MKNLKCFSKHVGVLIGTAIFASCISSDLLANPNLVDNGLSPVRAPQENSDYGIRNGSALVVPIPFSNPAIGAGLSLGAGYLFQLSPEADTSFVGLGAMGSDNGSQAYGIAANLSFGTGWGFNLALAEADIRYDLFFGSLKLPIKQDGELFNGGLTFAVTETNTFGLNLRYLNTSIGLNTGGTSIPDDLLPDLELELGSLGVSYEWDLRDDSDYPTNGSRLSANVNRGFSLSEGSRAYNYASLNFDAYRTVGAEKVVAGRLSACAASSDAPFFDKCSIGFTDGLRGFNPTQFYDTRLVSAQVEYRQRLGNRFGFVAFAGIGWTGSEFGSLTDNGDRIAGGIGVRYRVSQKFPVDFSVDVSTNNDSEEFLYIFVGQRF, encoded by the coding sequence GTGAAGAATTTGAAGTGCTTTTCGAAACACGTGGGCGTCCTAATTGGAACAGCAATATTTGCGAGCTGTATATCTAGTGACTTGCTGGCAAACCCCAATCTTGTTGACAACGGTTTGTCACCTGTACGCGCACCTCAGGAAAACTCGGACTACGGCATCAGGAACGGCTCTGCATTGGTCGTCCCCATTCCATTTTCAAATCCTGCCATCGGTGCCGGCTTATCCTTGGGCGCAGGCTACCTCTTTCAATTATCACCGGAAGCAGACACGTCTTTTGTAGGTCTCGGCGCCATGGGGTCTGACAATGGCAGCCAAGCCTATGGGATTGCGGCCAATCTGTCATTTGGGACCGGTTGGGGGTTCAACCTTGCCTTGGCGGAAGCGGATATACGCTATGATTTGTTCTTTGGCAGTTTGAAGCTTCCGATCAAGCAAGATGGCGAGCTGTTTAACGGCGGACTTACATTCGCTGTAACAGAGACCAACACTTTTGGCCTAAACCTGCGTTACCTAAACACAAGTATCGGATTAAACACTGGCGGAACCAGCATTCCAGATGACCTTTTGCCCGATTTGGAGCTTGAGCTTGGAAGCCTGGGAGTGAGCTACGAGTGGGACCTCCGAGATGACAGCGACTATCCAACAAACGGGTCCCGTTTGAGTGCTAACGTAAACCGCGGTTTCTCTTTGTCTGAAGGTTCACGAGCTTATAACTACGCCTCACTCAATTTTGATGCTTACCGTACGGTCGGCGCTGAAAAAGTTGTCGCTGGTAGACTATCGGCATGTGCTGCCTCATCTGATGCGCCATTTTTTGACAAATGCTCAATCGGCTTTACCGATGGGCTTCGGGGCTTCAATCCGACCCAATTTTACGACACCCGGCTGGTATCGGCGCAAGTGGAATACCGTCAACGTCTGGGCAATCGATTTGGCTTTGTCGCTTTCGCCGGAATTGGCTGGACCGGTTCAGAATTCGGATCGCTCACAGACAACGGCGACCGCATCGCTGGCGGCATTGGAGTTCGCTATCGCGTGTCACAAAAGTTCCCAGTGGATTTCTCCGTCGACGTCTCTACAAACAACGACTCCGAAGAGTTTCTTTATATATTCGTGGGACAGCGTTTCTAA